The proteins below are encoded in one region of Mycobacterium shinjukuense:
- a CDS encoding Acg family FMN-binding oxidoreductase codes for MIADFPDTGTLQTVLTLATRAPSIHNTQPWRWRVNAASLDLFSEPELQLRSTDPDGRDLIISCGVALHHCVVALAAMGWQARVNRFPDPDDPRHLATVEAQRHTPDQADIALAAAIPRRRTDRRAYSSWPVAGGDIALMAARAARCGVMLRQVDAVDRMKAIVAQAVRDHIGSDEYLRELTAWSGRYGSVAGIPARNVPPPDPSAPIPGRVFAGPGLAQPAGVAPAEDNAAILALGTEEDDRLSRLRAGEATSVVLLTATAMGLACCPITEPLEIPDTRDAVRADVFGASGYPQMLLRVGWAPINADPLPATPRRELADVVEWPAGAR; via the coding sequence ATGATCGCCGATTTCCCGGACACCGGCACCCTTCAAACGGTCCTGACGCTGGCAACCCGCGCGCCCTCCATCCACAACACGCAACCGTGGCGCTGGCGAGTCAACGCCGCGAGCCTGGACCTGTTCTCCGAACCGGAATTGCAGCTGCGCAGCACCGATCCCGACGGACGTGACCTGATCATCAGCTGCGGTGTCGCGTTGCACCACTGCGTGGTCGCGTTGGCGGCGATGGGCTGGCAAGCCAGGGTGAATCGCTTCCCCGATCCGGACGATCCCCGCCACCTGGCCACCGTCGAAGCCCAGCGGCACACCCCCGATCAGGCCGACATCGCGTTGGCGGCGGCCATACCGCGCCGGCGAACCGACCGTCGGGCCTACAGTTCCTGGCCGGTCGCCGGGGGCGACATCGCCTTGATGGCCGCCCGGGCGGCTCGCTGCGGTGTGATGCTGCGCCAGGTCGACGCCGTCGACCGGATGAAAGCGATTGTGGCACAAGCTGTCCGGGATCACATCGGCAGTGACGAGTACCTGCGCGAGCTCACCGCGTGGAGCGGACGGTACGGCTCGGTGGCCGGGATTCCGGCCCGCAACGTGCCGCCGCCCGACCCCAGCGCTCCGATTCCCGGACGGGTGTTCGCCGGACCCGGACTCGCTCAGCCGGCCGGTGTCGCACCCGCCGAGGACAACGCCGCGATCCTGGCCCTGGGCACCGAAGAAGACGACCGATTGTCCCGGCTGCGCGCCGGTGAGGCGACCAGCGTCGTCCTGCTGACCGCGACGGCAATGGGGTTGGCCTGCTGCCCAATCACCGAACCCCTGGAGATACCGGACACCCGCGACGCGGTCCGCGCCGACGTGTTCGGCGCCAGCGGCTACCCGCAGATGCTGCTGCGGGTGGGTTGGGCCCCGATCAACGCCGACCCACTACCGGCGACACCGCGACGCGAACTGGCCGACGTCGTCGAGTGGCCGGCCGGCGCCCGGTAG